The Rhizobium sp. BG4 genomic sequence CGCCATGCAGGAAGTCGGCCGCGCCGATATCGGTGCCGGCATTGGTGATGATGTCGTCGCCTTCGCCACCGTGGACGTGGTCGACGCCGTAGCCGGCTTCTAGTGTGTCGTTGCCGCCATAGCCCCAGATCGTGTCGTCGCCTTCGCCGGCGATGATCGTATCGTCTTCTTCGGTGCCGCCCATGACGACGTGGTCGCCGCCGTGATAGGCCATGTAGTCGAGGTCGCCGTCACCATCGGTGTCGCGGCGCACGACCAGCGGGGTGAGGGCCTGCAGGATCGGATCGGTGAAGATCGGGTCATCGCCGACCTGTTTGCTCTCATCCATTTCAAGCGTGTAGTCGGGTGTCGAGAAGATGTCGCCCGGCAGAGAGGTGGAGCCCGCGCCGAGATCGGTGTTGCGCATGATGATCTTGCTCAGCGAGTTGTTTTCCAGCTCGTTGAGAAGGTTCAGGCCCTGGACACGCGAGAGATAGTAGAAGCGGTCGGATTCCTGCAGGTTTTCCATCTGCAGTTCGAAGACGAAGGAGAAGGTGGAGCCCAGCATGCCGCCGAAGTCCATCTTCTTCTCGGCAAGGCCGCCGATCCAGAGGTCGATGTCGTTCAGGCCGGTCTCGGCATTCGCCCAGGCGCCGGTCGAGTTCAGGAAGTCGAGGCGGTCGGACGGTGCGCCTGCCGTGCCGAGCACGATGGAGGCTGCCGCGGCGCGCTTGGCGTCGAGCGACGTTGCGCCGGTGATCGAGGAATGCGTGCCGTAGGCGGCGATGAAATTGACGATCGAGGCGGTGTTCTGCAGGTTCAGCGCAAAGTCCGTCCAGCTGACATAGGGCTTCAGCTGCGTATCCTGGCCGGCGGCCTGATAGAACTGCGCACGCGCCTCGTTGAGCGTCGGCAGGCCGACGTCGCGGCCGCGGGCGATGTTGAGGGCTGCAAGGTCGAGCGGGATGCCGACCAGCTGGTTGCGCAGCACGTCGGTGACGAATTCATCGATCTCGTTGCCGCCCTGGCGGGTCATGCCGCGGATGATCGCGCCGGCTGCCTGGTCGTGATCGATCAGTACGTCGCCGTTGGCATCGACCTCGCCGAGTTCGAGCGGGTTCAGGAAGCCGTCGAAGAGCGTGATGTTGTCGAAGCTGAAGGTGCCGTCGGGATTTTCGACGAGACGGTCGATATCCTGGTTCAGCATCGAGTGACCGAAGCGGTAAACCGCGTGGGCGAATTCGGCAAAGATCGCCGGGTTGATATCGGTCGACGGTTCGAAGAGGAAGGCGTCGATATCCGGCTGCATCTTGCGGCCGAATTCTTCGAAGACCAGATGCTGATACTGCATTTCGGTCGTGAAGCGGCCGGCCTGGAAGAGGCGCTCGCCGTTCCAGACAAGGCCTTCGAGCTCGGCTTCGGTGGTCGGCAATGTGGTGATCGGCTCAAGGAGCCACTGGTTGATGAAGACCAGATCAGCGCTGTCGAGGACCACCTGCTTCGTCTGCTCGACGACGCTGTTGTGTTCCGAATGGAAGATGTGGTGGATCGAGGTGAGGCCGATATTCTCGTTACCGCGGCCGTCGCCGGTGATGTAGTGGGCGTCGAGCAGCTCGTCGTCATAGGCGGTCTGCTGGCCGCGGGTGTTGAAGCCACCGGAATAACCGACGGCATCGTCGCCATCGGCCTGCAGCACGCCACCGGCGATGACCGGCACTGCGGCATGGGCGATATCGTCGAGGAAGGCATGGCCGATGCGAACGGCGCCGGCTGTGCTGACCGGGGCGCCCGGCGTGCCGGAGACGACGATGTCGTCAGCCGTGTTCGGGATGCCGTCGGCGCCAATGCCGGTGATGACCTGTGCGAAGCCGTTGGCATCGGGGATGAAGCGGCCATAGGGATCGGTGCGCAGCAGCGGAATGTTGGTGACATCGGCATCCGTCAGCTCGATGCCGAGCATCTCGCGGGCCTGTTCCTTGATGTCGGCCCAGGTCGGCAGGCCGCGGGCGCCGTCGAGCAGGTTGCCGGTCGCGACCGGCTTGCCTTCGTGCATGACATATTCGCGCAGGAAGACCTGATGCGAGGCATGCGAGGTATAGGTCTGGTTCTGGTCGACCCAGGGGGTCGTGGTGTTGGCGGCGACTTCGCCGTCGGCGTCGCGGCTGGCGCGGGTCAGAACCATGAAATTGGTATGCGGCGATGCCGGATTGTAAAGCGGGTCGTCCGGCGACAGCGGGATATAGACCGTGCCGGCGCCGCCCTTGGCCACGAGATCGAGGCCGTGGTCGAAGAACTGGCCGAACAGTGTGAACATCGAATTGTAAGGTGCGGAGTCGCCGATATCGGGCGAGACGTTTTCGAAGGTGTAGACGTAGACCGGCGTGCCGGCCGCAGCGAGAACGGTGCCGTCGGGACCGATCACGTCATTCGCATGGACGACGGCGGCGCCGTTGGCGTCCTGCATCGGCGCGCGGGTCGCCGTCTTGCCCTCGGCGAGCATGGCGTCATAGACCATGATCGCGGCCGGGTTATTGCTGGTCTGATCGACGATCAGGTTGGAGATGATGCGCGGATCGGCATCGACGACGGTGCCCGGGCCGACGGCGCTGGGAGTTCCCGGCGTATAGTTGCCGTTGGTGAGGACCGATCCCGGACCGAATGCCAGCGTGTCATCGTTCTCGTTGAGGTAGTTCGGCTGCACCAGCGGCGTGAACGGCTGGTCGGCTGCGCCCCAGGTTTCCTTGCCGTCGAGCAGATTATTGTAGCTGCCGTCGACTGTCCTGAGACCGTAAGGCAGGAGATGTGCCTGCGGCGCACCGGTGCCGGTCGCGCCGGCGGCTTCGCCGGCTTCGGCGACGAGTGCTGCGAGGTCGCCACCGGCCGCATGCTGTTCGGCGATGGCGATCTGCTTCAGGATGAATTCGAGGTCGTGTCTTACAAGCGTTACCATTTTCCCCTCCGTCGGCGCGCTGTCCCGGCGCCTGGTTTTTCGCAAACTTGTCCTGTCCGCCGGATCGCGCTGCGAAGCCGGCGGGGTTGAATTGCCCCTGATGTTTCAAGAAGCCCGCCTTGCACGGCTGGCTTGGGATGATGCGATCTTGCGGAAAATTGCCGGGGTTTTGAACGGCGCATGGTCGGACGATGTTTTCGATGTTCGTCCACCGGCGGAGCAGGTCTTCGGTCCTTATTACTCCGGGAGCAAAGTCCTATGATGAATTGGCCTTTGGTCTGATAGAATCGGCCTGCACCTATAGTATAAAAATGGTCCTTTCTTTCGCGCCGCAATACTGCGACGATAGAGGCCTGATCGGCATTGGGGGACGTTTTGCCGAGTGAATACTTTGGGGTGGGGATATTAACGTGCATGAAGAGGTGAAGGAGCCAGCGCAGCAGCGCTCGCCGCTGTTCACGCATGTGATCGCCTGGGTGACGCACCGGACGCTTTCGACGCAGTTTCTGATTGCGAGCGGGCTTGTCATCCTGATCGCCACGCTCTCGGCTGGCTATCTGACGACGCGGCTGGTGTCCGACAAGGCGCTGAACAGCAAGGCGGGGACGACAGCACTTCTGGTGCAGAGCCTGACGGAGGCGGAGGTCCAGGCGCTGGCGCTCTCGAAGGTTCTTCCGGCGGCCAGCATTACGCTGCTCGATTCATTGTTCGACGGCCCGGATTTCAAGGCGCGGTTTCCGCATATCGAGATATGGGCACCCGACGGTACCGTCGCTTACTCGCGGACCAAGCAGATGATCGGCCATCGGTTCAGTTTTCCGGAGGGCCTGAAGCGCGCCCTCAAAGGTGATATCGTTGCCGTCTATGCGGACCTTCATGCCGATGAGCATACATTCCGCAACATCGACACCCAGTATCTTGAGATATACAGCCCGCTGCACGACCAAGCCTCGGGGAGAATTATCGGTGTCGCCGAGATACACGAGGATCCGAGTGGCTTCGCCGGCGAAGTCGCGCGCCTGCGGATCGTCACCTGGACGACCGTCGCGCTGTTTTCCTTCGTTGTCATGCTCGGCCTGTTCCTGATCGTCAGGCGCGGCAGCCGGACGATTGAGACCCAGCGCCATGCGCTGAGCCATCGCGCCGAGGAGGCGGAGCTTGCCTCGAAGGAGCTGATGGAGCTGCGCGATACGGCGCGGCGGGCCTCGATGGAGCTCGCCAACATGAATGAGACCTTCATCCGCCGCATCGGCGCCGATCTGCATGATGGTCCCGTTCAGCTGATGACGCTCGCCATCCTGCAGCTCGACGAGCTGCGGGACCTGACCCGCAAGGATGAGCGCGACAGGGCTCTCGACGCGACGAACAAGGCGCTGGGGGAAGCGCTCATCGAAACGCGCGCGGTGACGAAGTCGCTGCTCCTGCCGGAGATCCTGCATCTCTGGGCCAAGGATGTGGTGGCCGAAGCGATCAAGCAGCACGAGGCGCGCACGCGAACCAAGGTCGCCTTCACCTCAAGCGGCACGAATGCCGATCTGCCCCCGGCGCTGAAGACGTGCATCTACCGCTTCGTGCAGGAGGGGCTCAACAATGCCTACCGACATGCCGGCGCCAACGGTCAGCGTGTCCGATGTCGGATCGACATGCCGGTCATCTCGATTTCGGTCGAGGATGACGGTCTGCCTCCGGGGACGCTGCCGCTTGCGGCGCGCGAAGGGGGAATGGGCCTTTACGGCCTTCGCCAGCGCATCGAAAGCTTCGGCGGGTCGCTGACCATCGGCAAGCGCCCGGATGGCGGCATGGTGCTGGCGATGACGCTGGAACTGCAGCAGGCGGATGCCGCCGCCCATTGAGCCGGAACTAGCCGAATTGATAGGTAGCTATAAGCATAGATGTGGCATAGACACAAATACGATGAAGTTAACCAAGCATTAAAATCCAGCTTTATGTTTTGCTCTGATTACATTAGAGCTGTTGGATAGAAAGACGAGGGGGTTATTCGTCATCATGTCTATCTCGGTCGCGTTCGTAGATGATCATCCAATATTACTGGATGGACTGGTTAATCTTTACTCCGCTAAGGATGACCTCCGGGTCACGGCGCGCGGGGAGAATGCCATCGACGCCCTGAAGATCGTCGAGGAGCATCGTCCCGATGTCCTCGTCACCGATCTCAGCATGCCGGGCGACACGCTGGCGGCGCTTGAGCTGATCCAGAAGAACTACGAAGGCACCAAGGTCGTGGTCTTCACGGCGACCGCCAATATCGACACGGCGATCCAGGTTCTCAATCTCGGCGTCTGCGGCTATGTGCTGAAGGGCAGCACGGCACGCGATCTCTACGAGGCGATCAAGACCGTCCATGACGGCAGCACTTTCATCACGCCGGGCTTTGCCACCAAGGTCATCCTGTCGATGAAGACGGCGGAAATCCGCCGCAAGGCGCAGATGCAGAAGCGGCTCAGCGCCCGCGAGGAGCAGATCGTCAACTACCTGCTGCAGGGCAAGACCAACCGCGAAATCGCCAGCATGCTCGATATCAGCGAGAAGACCGTCAAGCACTACATGACGCTGCTGATGCAGAAACTCGACGCCCGCAATCGCGTCGAAGTCGTGCTCGCGGCGCAGAAGCTGCAGGCGCCGGTCGAGACCAGCGCTCCGTCCTCGATGCTTCTCTCCTGAGCTGAGAAACTAGGCCGGCAATGCTGCCGGCTGGCCGCGGCCGAGCGAGAAGCGGATGCGGTATTCGGCCGGCGAAAGGCCGAGAATCTTCCTGAAAACCTTCCGGTATGTCTTCGGATCCTCGTAGCCGCTTTGCCAGGCCACCTGCTCGATCGTCATATGCGACCGCTCCAGCAACTCGCGGGACTTGGCGATCCGCAGGCGCTGGCAGTATTCGGTCGGATTGATGCCCGTCGCCTTCTGGAAGCGGCGCAGGAAGGTGCGCTCGCCAAGCCCGGCGCGCTCGGCCATGGCAAGCAGCGTCAATCCTTTCACGTTCGTCCCATGTAGCCAGTGCTGGATCTTCAGGATCACGGTGTCGCCATGATCGAGCTTCGGCGAGAAGGTGGCGTAGTAGCTCTGCTCGCGGGCGCCGGGATCAACCAGCATGAAGCGCGCGGTCGCCAGCATGACGCTCGAGCCCATCAGCCGGTCTACGAGTTTCAGCCCGAGATTGATCCAGGCCATCATGCCGCCGGCAGTCATGATATCGCCCTCGTCGATGATCAGCTTGTCGGTATTGACGCCGACATCGCCGTAGCGACTGGCGATTAGCTCCTGATGCGACCAGTGGGTGGTGATCGTGCGGCCGGAGGCGAGCCCGGTTTCTGCGAGCAGATAGGCGCCGCCGCAGACCGAGCAAATCGTCGTACCCTCGGCGTGGCGGGCGCGGATCCAGCCGGGAAGGCCGCCCATGCGGCGGCCGACCGGCAGGTCGTTCAGCGTTGGCGGCAAGATCAGCGCCATCAGCTTCTCGCCGGTGCCGGGCTGGCTTTCGAACATCTTGCGGACGGAACCATCCTCCTGCAGGTGCCAGTGGCTGACGCGCACCTGCGGCGCGGTCTCGCTGTGCTCGGCCGCCTGCATGCCGGCCACCTGGAACATGTCGGTCAGACCATAGATCGCCGACATCAGGGCACCCGGATAAATGACGATGCCGATATCCACCGGCGCGTCCAAAGCCGCTTTTGTCAATTCCGCCCCCATCGTTGTCAGCTTCGCCCGTCGAGAGCCTAGGCCCGCGGGTCTATCAAATCAACCAGCGCACCGGACAGGACGCGACGAGATCTGAGAGACCAACCGGAGGACAGGACAATGGCACAGGCAACCGCAGCAACCGCAATGATTTCCCGCAGAAACATGCTGGCCGGCGCATTCGGCGCAGCAGCGACGGCAACCGCACTTTCCACCATCGCAACCCCAGCCAAGGCCGAAACGAAGGCCAACCAGAGCAACGAAGGAACACGGACCATGGGCAGCAGGATCATCACCCGCGACGGCGTCGAGATCTATTACAAGGACTGGGGCAAGGGCCAGACGGTCATCCTCAGCCACGGCTGGCCGCTTTCGGCCGACAGCTGGGAAGCGCAGGCCTTCCATCTCGCCAATAACGGCTTCCGCGTCATCACCCATGACCGCCGCGGTCACGGCCGGTCCAGCCAGCCGTGGGACGGCAACGACATGGACCACTATGCCGATGACCTCTCCGATCTCATCGGGCAGCTCGATCTCAAGGAGATCATCCTGATCGGCTTTTCGACCGGCGGCGGCGAGATCAGCCGCTATATCGGGCGCCATGGCACAGGCCGCGTCGCCAAGGCCGGCCTCATCTCCGCCGTGCCGCCGCTGATGGTCAAAACAGACAAGAACCCGGGCGGCCTGCCGAAGGAAGTTTTCGACGGCATCCAGGCAGCGAGCCTCAAGGATCGTTCGCAGCTCTACAAGGATATCGCCGGCGGCCCGTTCTTCGGCTTCAACCGTCCGGGTGCCAAGGCTTCGCAGGGCATGATCGACAGCTTCTGGATGCAGGGCATGATGGGCGGCCACAAGAACACCTACGACAGCGTCGTCGCCTTCTCGCAGACCGATTTTACCGAGGATCTGAAGAAGTTCGACGTGCCGACGCTGATCGTGCATGGAGACGACGACCAGATCGTGCCGATCGATGCCGCCGGGCGTACTTCCAAGACGCTCATCCCGCACGCGATCCTCAAGGTTTATCCCGGTGCGCCGCATGGCCTGACGGATACCCACAAGGATCAGCTGAACGCTGATCTTCTCGAATTCGCCCGTTCGTAACCCCTGTCGCGGGCGGCGCCATCGATCCCGGCGCCGCCCTGCCTTACACCGAAACCGGAGGATGTTCAGATGACCCGCATGACCGAAACCAAGCCCTACAGCTTCGAACATGGTGCATTCGACATAACCGTCTTCAGCGATGGTTTCATCATGCTGCCGGACCAGATCATTCTGCCGGATACGCCGGCGGAGGATCGCCCCGCCATCCTCGGCCGTATCGGCGGCGATGCGACGGCCGCTCCTTTCCAGGTCAACATTCCGCTGATCCGGTCCGGCAAGGATTTGATCCTCGTCGACAACGGATCGGGCACGCGCTTTCAGGATACCGCGGGCCGCCTCGTAGGAAATCTGAAGGCCGCCGGCATCGACCCTGAAGCGATCACCAAGGTGATCTTCACCCATGTTCATCCCGATCACTCCGGCGCCACGGTCAATTCCGACGGAACGCTGCTCTATCCGAATGCCGACTACTATGTCAGCGAAGCGGAATGGGCCTTCTGGACGGACAAGGATTTCGAGATCCACATGCCCGAAGCGCTTCACGGCTTTGCCCGTGGCGCCCAGCGTGATCTGAACGCCGTCAGGGATCGCCTGACGCTGGTAAAGCCCGGCGACGAGATCGTCTCCGGCATGCAGGCGGTCAGCACGCGCGGGCATACGCCCGGCCATATCTCGCTCGAGCTTCGCGGCCGCGACAATCTGCTGATCACCGGCGATGCGGCAACCAGCAATGTCGTCTTCTTCGAGCACCCGGACTGGCACTTCGGCTTCGACACCGAGCCGGAGATCGCGCTCGCAAACCGCAAGATGGTGCTCGACCGCGCCGCCGGCGAGAAGCTCAAGCTGCTCGGCTACCACTGGGCCTATCCCGGTGTCGGCTATGCCGAGCGGCAGGGCACCGCATATCGATTTTCGGCTGCGGATTGATCGCGGGAGGGGAGTGGGCGGCCTTGATACAAAGGCTGCGTTTACTCCCCATTCACCATGTTCGCCGGATTTCCCCACTTTCCTCAGTGCTGTTGGCAAACAAATTATTGACGCTGATTTTGACTCGCGTACTATATCTAGTGTTCGAGGTTCTCGCGATTCGTAGGGATCGTGGGCTAAGACGGGAATTCGGTGAGACCCGCTGCAAGGCGGGACAATGCCGGAGCTGCCCCCGCAACTGTAAGCGGCGAGCATCTGTCCCATTTCGGGTCACTGGGTCATGAAGACCCGGGAAGGCCGGGATGAATGTGATGATCCGCAAGCCAGGAGACCTGCCTTGAGCGAAAAACGTCCACGGGCGGGGTGTCCGGCTGGCGAGCGATGAGGTGAGCGCATGATGCGGCTCTTCGCTTCCTCCGGTGTGTCCTGCATGAGCCACTTCGGGGTGAAGTCTTATGTCTTTGAGTTTCAGATCATACCGGCGCGAATGACGGGCTGCTGACGCCCGGCAATCGGCAACGGCTGCCTTCCATTTCGATCTTCCCAAGCGCGGACATCGGCGGATGTCCGAGCGATATCCCATGCCTTCCAGTCACGAGGTTTTCACAATGAGCATCACCGTCTACAGCAAGCCCGCCTGCGTCCAATGCACCGCGACCACCCGCGCCCTCGACCGCCAGGGCATCGACTACACGATCATCGACGTTTCCACCGATAGCGCTGCCTACGAGCTGGTACAGGGTCTTGGCTACCGCCAGGTGCCCGTCGTCATCGCCGGCGAGCAGCATTGGGCGGGCTTCCGCCCTGACATGATCAGCGCGCTCGCCTGATCGGCTGCCGCGATGGGCGAGATCGTCTATTTTTCCAGCCGGTCGGAGAACACCCATCGTTTCGTCGAGAAGCTCGGCCTTCCCGCGCAGCGCATCCCCATTACCGGCGAGACCCTGCAGGCAGGGTCGCCCTATGTGCTTGTCGTCCCGACCTATAGCGGCGAGGGCGGCAAGGGGGCCGTTCCCAAACAGGTGATCCGTTTCTTGAACGATGCGGCAAACCGTTCGAACCTTCGCGGCGTGATCGCTGCGGGCAACAGCAACTTCGGCGAGACCTACGGGCTCGCCGGCGACATCATCTCGCGCAAATGCCAGGTGCCGTACCTCTACAGGTTCGAGCTTCTCGGCACGGCCGACGACGTCGCCAATGTCAAACACGGATTGGAACGATTTTGGACACGGCAGTTCTCGAGCGCCCCTTGAAGGCGCAGGCCGCTGATGCCGCGTTGGATTATCACGCGCTGAACGCGATGCTGAACCTCTATGACGGCGAGGGGAAGATCCAGCTGGACAAGGACCGGCAGGCGGCCAAGCAATATTTCCTGCAGCACGTCAACCAGAACACCGTCTTCTTCCATAACCTCCGGGAGAAGCTCGATTATCTGGTGACCGAGGGCTATTACGAGCAGGAGGTGCTTGACCAGTATTCGTTCAATTTCGTCCGCGATCTCTTCGATCACGCCTATGCCAAGAAATTCCGGTTTCCGACCTTCCTCGGCGCCTTCAAATACTACACCAGCTACACGCTGAAGACCTTCGACGGGAAGCGCTATCTGGAGCGCTACGAAGACCGTATCTGCATGGTGGCGCTGGCGCTGGCGCGCGGCAACGAGGCGCTCGCCCGCGATATGGTCGACGAGATCATTTCCGGGCGCTTCCAGCCGGCGACGCCGACCTTCCTCAATGCCGGCAAGAAGCAGCGCGGCGAGCTCGTCTCCTGCTTCCTGATGCGGGTCGAGGACAATATGGAATCGATCGGCCGCTCGATCAATTCGGCGCTGCAGCTTTCCAAGCGCGGCGGCGGCGTGGCGCTGTCGCTGACCAACATCCGCGAGGCCGGTGCGCCGATCAAGCATATCGAGAACCAGTCGTCGGGCATCATTCCGGTGATGAAGCTCCTGGAAGACGCATTCTCGTACGCCAACCAGCTCGGCGCGCGGCAGGGGGCCGGTGCGGTCTATCTGAATGCGCATCACCCCGATATCATGCGCTTCCTCGATACCAAGCGCGAAAATGCCGACGAGAAGATCCGCATCAAGACGCTGTCGCTCGGCGTCGTCATCCCCGACATCACCTTCGAGCTCGCCAAGAACAACGAGGACATGTACCTGTTCTCGCCCTATGACGTGGAACGCGTCTACGGCGTGCCCTTCACCGAGATCTCGGTCAGCGAAAAGTATCGCGAGATGGTGGCCGACAGCCGCATCCGCAAGAAGAAGATCAAGGCACGCGACTTCTTCCAGGTGATCGCCGAAATCCAGTTCGAGAGCGGCTATCCCTACATCATGTTCGAGGACACGGTGAACAAGGCGAACCCGATCGCCGGGCGCATCACCATGAGCAATCTCTGCTCGGAGATCCTGCAGGTCAGCGAGGCCAGCGAATATAACGACGACCTGTCCTACAAGCATATGGGCAAGGACATCTCCTGCAATCTCGGCTCTCTGAATATCGCGGCAGCGATGGATTCGGCCGATTTCGGCAAGACGATCGAGACGTCGATCCGGGCGCTGACGGCGGTTTCCGACATGAGCCATATCTCCTCGGTCCCGTCGATCGAGAAGGGCAATGACGAAAGCCACGCCATCGGTCTCGGACAGATGAACCTGCATGGCTATCTCGCCCGCGAGCGGATCCACTACGGCTCCGAAGCGGGCGTCGATTTCACCAACATGTATTTCTACACGGTGACCTATCACGCCATTCGTGCGTCGAACCGGCTGGCGGTCGAGCGTGGCCAGAGCTTCAAGGGTTTCGAGAATTCGAAATATGCGTCCGGCGAATATTTCGACAAATACACCGAGCAGGAATGGAAACCGGCTACACAGACGGTTGCCGACCTGTTCACAAATGCCGGTATCGAAATCCCCACGCAGGAAGACTGGCTGGCGCTGAAGGAAGCGGTCATGTCTGGTGGTCTCTATAACCAGAACCTGCAGGCCGTGCCGCCGACGGGGTCGATCTCTTACATCAACCACTCGACCTCCTCGATCCACCCGATCGTCTCGAAGATCGAGATCCGCAAGGAAGGCAAGATCGGCCGCGTCTATTACCCGGCCGCCTTCATGACCAACGACAATCTCGACTACTACCAGGATGCCTACGAGATCGGGCCGGAGAAGATCATCGACACCTATGCGGCGGCTACCCAGCACGTCGACCAGGGCCTGTCGCTGACGCTGTTCTTCCGGGATACCGCGACGACCCGCGACATCAACAAGGCGCAGATCTACGCCTGGAAGAAGGGCATCAAGACCATCTACTACATCCGCCTTCGCCAGATGGCGCTGGAGGGCACGCAGGTGGAGGGGTGTGTGTCGTGCACGCTGTGATCCCTCAGCTTTAATGTTCTGAGCAAGCGGCCCCCTCACCCTAGCCCTCTCCCCGGGGGAGAGGGGGATGTTGAGCGAGACGCCGCCGCGGTATCCCTTCTCCCCTCGGGGAGAAGGTGCCGGCAGGCGGATGAGGGGGCTACAGATGAATTCCTTCCAAAGGGCACACTATGAACATCGCCGTAAAACCAATCAGCCGCATCCGCGCCATCAACTGGAACCGCATCGAGGACGACAAGGATCTCGAGGTCTGGAACCGCCTCACCGGCAACTTCTGGCTTCCGGAAAAAGTGCCGCTATCGAACGACATCCCCTCCTGGGCGACGCTGAAGCCCGAGGAGCAGCAGCTGACCATCCGCGTCTTCACCGGGCTGACGCTGCTCGACACGATCCAGAACGGCGTCGGCTCGGTGAAGCTGATGGCCGATGCCGCGACCCAGCATGAGGAGGCGGTGCTCTCCAACATCTCCTTCATGGAAGCGGTCCATGCGCGCTCCTATTCGTCGATCTTCTCGACGCTCTGCCTGACGCCGGATGTCGACGATGCCTATCGCTGGTCGGAGGAGAACGAATTCCTGCAGCGGAAGTCGGCGCTGATCATGGAGCAATATGCTTCGGGCGATCCGTTGAAGAAAAAGGTCGCGAGCGTATTCCTCGAAAGCTTCCTGTTCTATTCCGGCTTCTATCTGCCGATGTACTGGTCGAGCCGCGCCAAGCTGACGAACACCGCCGACATGATCCGGTTGATCATTCGCGACGAAGCGGTGCATGGCTACTATATCGGCTACAAATTCCAGCGCGCCGTCGAACGCCTGCCGGAGGCAAGCCGCCAGGAAATCAAGGACTTTGCCTTCGATCTGCTGCTGGAGCTCTACGACAACGAGGCGAAATACACCGAGGCGCTCTATGACAGCGTCGGGCTGACCGAAGACGTCAAGAAGTTCCTGCATTACAACGCCAACAAGGCGCTGATGAACCTCGGCTATGAAGCGCTCTTTCCGCCGGAAGCCTGCAAGGTCAATCCGGCGATCCTATCGGCGCTCTCGCCGAATGCCGACGAGAACCACGACTTCTTCTCCGGCTCCGGCTCGTCCTACGTCATCGGTAAGGCGGTGGCTACGGAAGATGAGGACTGGGACTTCTGAGGAGCCTCAGTTCAGCGATGCAAGGTCGGCGCTATGGCTGCCGACCTCGACCGTTGCCGTCAGTCCGGCGATCAGCTTGATGTCATCCGGCACCTTGTCGAGATTGATGCGGACGGGAACGCGCTGCGCCAGGCGCACCCAGCTGAAGGTCGGGTTGATATTGGCAAGCAGGCCGGTACCTGACGTGCGCTCGCGATCCTCGATGCCGGTGGCGATGCTGTCGACATGGCCTTCCAGCGTCTGGCGATGGCCCATCAGATGGATGGTGACGTTGTCGCCGACATGGATGCGCGGCAGCTTGGTTTCCTCGA encodes the following:
- the nrdE gene encoding class 1b ribonucleoside-diphosphate reductase subunit alpha, coding for MDTAVLERPLKAQAADAALDYHALNAMLNLYDGEGKIQLDKDRQAAKQYFLQHVNQNTVFFHNLREKLDYLVTEGYYEQEVLDQYSFNFVRDLFDHAYAKKFRFPTFLGAFKYYTSYTLKTFDGKRYLERYEDRICMVALALARGNEALARDMVDEIISGRFQPATPTFLNAGKKQRGELVSCFLMRVEDNMESIGRSINSALQLSKRGGGVALSLTNIREAGAPIKHIENQSSGIIPVMKLLEDAFSYANQLGARQGAGAVYLNAHHPDIMRFLDTKRENADEKIRIKTLSLGVVIPDITFELAKNNEDMYLFSPYDVERVYGVPFTEISVSEKYREMVADSRIRKKKIKARDFFQVIAEIQFESGYPYIMFEDTVNKANPIAGRITMSNLCSEILQVSEASEYNDDLSYKHMGKDISCNLGSLNIAAAMDSADFGKTIETSIRALTAVSDMSHISSVPSIEKGNDESHAIGLGQMNLHGYLARERIHYGSEAGVDFTNMYFYTVTYHAIRASNRLAVERGQSFKGFENSKYASGEYFDKYTEQEWKPATQTVADLFTNAGIEIPTQEDWLALKEAVMSGGLYNQNLQAVPPTGSISYINHSTSSIHPIVSKIEIRKEGKIGRVYYPAAFMTNDNLDYYQDAYEIGPEKIIDTYAAATQHVDQGLSLTLFFRDTATTRDINKAQIYAWKKGIKTIYYIRLRQMALEGTQVEGCVSCTL
- the nrdF gene encoding class 1b ribonucleoside-diphosphate reductase subunit beta → MNIAVKPISRIRAINWNRIEDDKDLEVWNRLTGNFWLPEKVPLSNDIPSWATLKPEEQQLTIRVFTGLTLLDTIQNGVGSVKLMADAATQHEEAVLSNISFMEAVHARSYSSIFSTLCLTPDVDDAYRWSEENEFLQRKSALIMEQYASGDPLKKKVASVFLESFLFYSGFYLPMYWSSRAKLTNTADMIRLIIRDEAVHGYYIGYKFQRAVERLPEASRQEIKDFAFDLLLELYDNEAKYTEALYDSVGLTEDVKKFLHYNANKALMNLGYEALFPPEACKVNPAILSALSPNADENHDFFSGSGSSYVIGKAVATEDEDWDF